Genomic DNA from Sphingobium sp. WTD-1:
GATGCTTCAACTGACGGTGAAGAGCGGCCTGCTGGGCGGCCGCTAAACCCGCCGGAACGGGAAGGGGCTGGCGGTCCGCTCATAGCTGTGCAGGTCCAGCGCGCGCGTCACCGGCGGCAGTGCCCGGTCCGGGCAGTCGCGCCGCTCGCACAGATGACAGGTCGGCCCCACCGTCACCGCGTCGTCGCGCTCGGTATCGATGCCATCGGCATGGATGATCCGCCCGGCATGTTTCGCCTCGCAGCCCAGCGCAATCACCTGCCGCCCGCGCGCGCCATCGGCACGGGGCAGGGCGATCGCCAGCGTGAGGAAGCGCCGCTCGTCCAGCGTCTCGATCAGTTGCGGCAGCAGGATGTCGGGCGCGTCGGCCGCATGCACGTCCCAGCGCGGGCAGGTGCCGCCATAGCGGGCAAAGGGGTAGGCCTCGCCATCGAAGCGCTTGGACACGATCCCGGCCCGGTCGATCCGCACCATGAAGAAGGGGATGCCGCGCGCGCCGGTGCGGTTGAGGCTGGTGAGCCGATGCGCCAGCTGCTCGGTCGACATGCCGAAGCGGGCGCGCAGCAAGGGAAGGTCATATCGGCTCGCCTCCGCTGCCTGGCGGAACCGGTCATAGGGCATGATCAGCGCCGCGGCGGCATAGTTGGTCAGCGCAATGACGGCGAGCCGGCGGCTGTCCTCGTCCGGCGGTGCCGTGCGCGTCACCTGCGCCGCGATCAGGTCGGCCATCTCCTGCGCGCAGAGCTGATAGGCCATGGCGAACAGCCGCCCCGATGCCGGCAGTTGCTCGCTCAGCATCAGCCGCCGCCGGTGCATGTCATAATGGCGCACCGTCCCGGCCAGCACATCGGCGCGCACCATCTGCACCGCCATGCCGTGCCGCTCCTTCAGGCGCGTGCGCAGCCCGGCTTGCAACAGCGCCGGGTCTTCCTCCAGCTGCGCGGCGATCCCTTCGGCCGCGGCGTCGATTTCGGCGAAATGATTACCGGCCTTGGCTACCGTCTCGCGCCACCAGTCGACCGGCGCGACCAGCGGGGTAGGGGCGGCGCCGCGCCCGCTCGCCTGCATCTGCTCGGGCAGGCGGCGCAGATCGGCCAGCGCGCGGTAGAATCGGCCGATCGCCTCGCTGACGCCGGGATAATTTTCCGCGACTTCCAGCACTTCGTCGCGCGCGATGCCGATGTCGCGCACCAGCGCATCGGACAATATCTCGGCCAGGTCGCTCGCCGCACCGTCCTGGCTGCTGGCGGTGAAGTCGCGAATATCGATGTCATAGGTATTGGCCAGCCGCAGCAGCATCTGCGCTGTCAGCGGCCGCTGGTTGCGCTCCAGATGGTTGAGATAGCTGGGCGACACACCCAGTTCCTCGGCCATGCGCGTCTGGTTCAGCCCCAGTTCGCGGCGCAGCACGCGCAGCTTGGGGCCGAGATAGAGCTTCCGATCGGTCACATCTGCCATAAGGTCATATTGTCATGACTTGACAATATGAACAAGTCGCACCGTGACTTGCGGCCACTCATCGCCCTTCCGCTTTGCCTTCGACCTGTCAATATCGCTGTCATCAACCAGCACAGCCACAAGGCAGGAAGGACAGGAAGATGACGACCGATACGATGGAAGCGCCCCAGCCCGCCCGCTCGCGCGCGGTCTTCAGCCAGGAGGATTTCGGCCTGATCCGCACCGCCATCGCGCACTATCTCAAGGAAGTGCAGGACCAGCCGGAATCGGTCAAATATGCCAATCTCTACCACCGCCTCGGCCGCGTGGCGTAAATCCCGTCATTGCGAGGGCCGCAGGCCCGCGGCAATCCATGGATTGCTTCGCTGCGCTCGCAATGACGAAGGTGGAATAGGAAAAGGGCGCGGGATCACTCCCGCGCCCTTTTCCTTGTCTCGGCCTGCTCCGATCAGAACAAACGCGTCAGGCCATAAAACAGCGCGCCGATCGCGGCCGCCGCCGGCAGGGTCACGACCCAGGCGACGATGATGCTCGACGCCACGTTCCAGCGCACCGCCGACAGCCGGCGGGACGCGCCCACGCCGACGATGGCGCCGGTGATGGTATGGGTCGTCGATACCGGCACGCCCAGATGGGTCGCCATGAACAGGGTGATCGCGCCGCCCGTTTCCGCGCAGAAGCCCTGCGCTGGGGTCAGGCGGGTGATCTTCGATCCCATGGTGTGGACGATCTTCCAGCCGCCCAGCAACGTGCCCAGGCCCATCGCCGCCTGACAGCTCAGCACCACCCACATCGGCACATGGAAGCCGCCGGTCAGCAGCCCCTGCGAATAGAGCAGCACCGCGATGATGCCCATCGTCTTCTGCGCGTCATTGCCGCCATGGCCCAGCGAATAGAGCGAGGCGGAAACCAGCTGCAGCTTGCGGAACACCCGGTCCGCGCCCTGCGGCGTGAACTTGCGAAAGATCCAGCTGATCGCCAGCACCAGTATCAGCGCCAGGAACAGGCCGACGGCGGGCGATATCACGATCGCCGCGCTGGTCTTGAACACGCCGCTCCACACGATGGCCGACAGGCCGGACTTGGCCGTGCCCGCGCCCAGCAGGCCGCCGACCAGGGCATGGCTGGAGGAGGAGGGGATGCCCAGGCCCCAGGTGATGAGGTTCCAGGCGATCGCCCCCATCAGCGCGCCGAAGATCACCGAGGCGTCGATGATGTCGGCGCTGACGATGCCCTTGCCCACCGTCTCGGCGACATGCAGGCCAAAGAAGAGGAAGGCGATGAAGTTGAAGAAGGCGGCCCAGGCGACCGCATATTGGGGTTTCAGAACCCGCGTCGACACGATGGTCGCGATCGAGTTGGCGGCGTCGTGCAGGCCGTTCAGGAAGTCGAACAGCAGCGCAACGCCGATCAGCGCGATCAGCAGCGGGAAGGCGAGATGGGCTTCCATATCCGGTCAGGCCTGTCAGGCGTGGTCGATGACCAGGCCGGAAATCTCGTTGGCGACGTCCTCGAACCGGTCCGTCACCTTTTCCAGATGGCTGTAGATTTCGTTGCCGACGATGAAGTCCATCGGGTTGCCGGCGCGGGCCTGCTGGTACAGGGCCTTGAGGCCCGCCTCATGCAATATGTCGGCATGGCCTTCCAGCTTCACCAGCCGTTCGGTCAGCTCGTGCAGCCGCGCGGAATTGATGTTGAGCGAGCGCAGCAGCGGCATCGCTTCCGCCGTGATCCGCGCGCATTCGACGATCAGCGCGCTCATGTCCTGCATCTGCGGCGCGAAATCCTTGACCTCATAGAGCGCGATCGCCTTGGCGGTCTGGTTCATCTGGTCAATCGCGTCGTCCATCACGCCGATCAGGCCGGTGATGGCGCTACGGTCGAACGGGGTGACGAAGATGCGGCGGACGTCCTGCAGCACGTCGCGGATGATGTCGTCCGCCTCATGCTCGCGGTCCGAAATCTCCTTGATATGCGCGTCCATGTCCGGGCCGCCCTTGAGCAGCTTGGCCAGGGCGTCGGCGCCGGCGACCAGGGTCGCGGCATGGTCTTCGAATTGCTCGAAGAAACGCCCCTGCTTGGGCATCAGCGCGTGAAACCAGCGCAGCATTCCAGTCCTTTCACTTTGCTTCTCGCGGATCGACAGCAGCAACCGGAGGAACCAGCCCGGATCGGCGGGCGGTTCGCGGAAAGCCGCGATGATCGATTGCAGTTCGGGTTCGTCGACGGCCTTTGCGGCTTCGGCGACGGAAAACCAGCGCAGCTCGCGCTGCCCTTTTTCGGGCCATTGCGTCAGATGGCCGGTCACGGCAAGCGGAAAAACCTCGACATTCGCCTCGCGCGACTTGCCGCTGCGCTTGCGCTTGTCATAGCTGTATCGGCCGATCGGCGCGGGACAGGCGATGCCATGGATGCCCGCTTCCTCAAACGCCTCGACTTCCGCGGCACGATGGCCGGCCAGCCCCTTGATGCGATTGCCCTTGGGAATCACCCAGCGCCCGGTGTCGCGCGACGTGATCAGCAGGATCTGCATCGACCCGTCGATCGGGTCGCTGGTATAGGGGAGAGCGGCAATCTGGCGCATTATCGGCGGCTTACGGGCGACCTGCCCGAATCCTCATGCTCTGCCGCAGCGCGTTCCATCGGCGCTATGTAACGAAAATGTCATTTTTTGCAATCGCTCCCTTCGCCCAGAGGGGCAGGCGAAGGGAGCGACCGGCGCCCCGCTGGGCGAGGCCGGGAGGCGGATCAGATCGACAGACGCGCCGTTAGGCGGATGTCACGCCCGGCCAGCGGGGCATAATCCTTGAGGAAGCTCGCCGCGCGCCGCGCCTCGACGTCGAAGATATTGTTCGCCGACAGCATCAGCGTGGTGCGGCTATTGTCCTTGAACGGCTTCCACGCGATCGACGCATTGACCAGGGTGAAGCCGTCGGTGTCGGTTTCCTGCACGGCGGTGCGGTTCTGAGCGAAGCTATGCTCCACCTCGCCGCGAATGCTCAGGCGATCGCCCTGGGCTTCCAGCCCGCCCATCAGGCGCATCGGCGGGATGCGCGGTGCCGGACCATTGTCGATGATGGTGGCGCGGACATAGTCGGCAACGGCATCGGCATTGATCTTGTAGCCGCCGATCTGCCCCAGCTTGACCGTGGCTTCCGCTTCGAATCCCAGATAGCGGGCGTTGGCCTGATGATATTCGAAGCAGGGGAATTCCAGTTCCTCGCCGCCATTCACCGCCATGCAGGCGTCGTCGGCGACCTGGGTGTCGTAAATATAGCCCGAGAACCAGTTATGATAGGCCGACAGCGAGAAGGTGTAGCCCGGCCCTTCGCCGCGTACCGTCCCTTCGATGCCCCAGCTCTTTTCCTTGCCGAAATTGGGGTTGCCCAGTTCGAACGCCTGGGTGCCGGCGTGATTGCCGCGTGCGAACAGTTCCTCGGCCGACGGCGCGCGCTCGGTGCGCGACAGGTTCAGGCCGACGCGCCAGCCCGGCATGATCTGATGGCTGGCGCCGATCGAGCCGGAGAAGGTGTCGAAATTGCGATCATAGGCCGGGTTGAACAGCGTTTCGTCGGCATCGGCACTGACGTCGGTATGTTCGTAACGGCCCCCCGCTTCGACGCGGGTCGATCCCAGGTCGATCGACTGCAGGGTGAAGAGGCCCAACTGGTCGGTCTGGTTGCGGGGCAGGAACTTCTCCTCGCCCACGACATAGAATTTGCGGGTGAAGAATTGCGCGCCGATCGCGCCGTCCCAGCCACCCCGCTTGGTCTGGATCAGTTCCAGCCGCGATTCCATCGACTGGTTGTAGAAGGTGGTGCCGACCTCGCCCGTGTCCTCGATTTCCTGATGCTGATAATCGGCATAGCCTGCGCGCAGCCGGATCGAATCAAGGAAACCGCCATTGACGGGGACTTCGGCGCGCATGTCGACGCGGTCCTGCTTCATGTGCAGCCGCACCTGCTCCGCCTCGCCATCGGGATCGAGCGAATAGCGCACCGGCACGCCATAGAAATTGTCGGTATGGGCGACCGAGAAGCCCAGATTGCCACCGTCGGTGATCAGCGCCGCGCCGGCCGCGATCTCCCAGGTTTCTGCCGCGCTGTTGGGCAGCTTGCCGCGCAGGCCCGACAGGCTCTGGATATCGGGATCGCTGCTCGCCGCTGCCTGCGCACGCAGCGCCGGGGTCAGGATATAGGAACCGGTGTCGAGATCACCGGTCTTGGAATAGCTGCCATCGACATG
This window encodes:
- a CDS encoding XRE family transcriptional regulator, translated to MADVTDRKLYLGPKLRVLRRELGLNQTRMAEELGVSPSYLNHLERNQRPLTAQMLLRLANTYDIDIRDFTASSQDGAASDLAEILSDALVRDIGIARDEVLEVAENYPGVSEAIGRFYRALADLRRLPEQMQASGRGAAPTPLVAPVDWWRETVAKAGNHFAEIDAAAEGIAAQLEEDPALLQAGLRTRLKERHGMAVQMVRADVLAGTVRHYDMHRRRLMLSEQLPASGRLFAMAYQLCAQEMADLIAAQVTRTAPPDEDSRRLAVIALTNYAAAALIMPYDRFRQAAEASRYDLPLLRARFGMSTEQLAHRLTSLNRTGARGIPFFMVRIDRAGIVSKRFDGEAYPFARYGGTCPRWDVHAADAPDILLPQLIETLDERRFLTLAIALPRADGARGRQVIALGCEAKHAGRIIHADGIDTERDDAVTVGPTCHLCERRDCPDRALPPVTRALDLHSYERTASPFPFRRV
- a CDS encoding inorganic phosphate transporter, with product MEAHLAFPLLIALIGVALLFDFLNGLHDAANSIATIVSTRVLKPQYAVAWAAFFNFIAFLFFGLHVAETVGKGIVSADIIDASVIFGALMGAIAWNLITWGLGIPSSSSHALVGGLLGAGTAKSGLSAIVWSGVFKTSAAIVISPAVGLFLALILVLAISWIFRKFTPQGADRVFRKLQLVSASLYSLGHGGNDAQKTMGIIAVLLYSQGLLTGGFHVPMWVVLSCQAAMGLGTLLGGWKIVHTMGSKITRLTPAQGFCAETGGAITLFMATHLGVPVSTTHTITGAIVGVGASRRLSAVRWNVASSIIVAWVVTLPAAAAIGALFYGLTRLF
- a CDS encoding DUF47 family protein produces the protein MRQIAALPYTSDPIDGSMQILLITSRDTGRWVIPKGNRIKGLAGHRAAEVEAFEEAGIHGIACPAPIGRYSYDKRKRSGKSREANVEVFPLAVTGHLTQWPEKGQRELRWFSVAEAAKAVDEPELQSIIAAFREPPADPGWFLRLLLSIREKQSERTGMLRWFHALMPKQGRFFEQFEDHAATLVAGADALAKLLKGGPDMDAHIKEISDREHEADDIIRDVLQDVRRIFVTPFDRSAITGLIGVMDDAIDQMNQTAKAIALYEVKDFAPQMQDMSALIVECARITAEAMPLLRSLNINSARLHELTERLVKLEGHADILHEAGLKALYQQARAGNPMDFIVGNEIYSHLEKVTDRFEDVANEISGLVIDHA
- a CDS encoding TonB-dependent receptor; translated protein: MFRSSPLRAGCALSALCLAFPALAQTAPTPDAGDQAYHDDQPAIVVTALIPRKQGDILSGTTVVSGEKLTRELRPTIGETLARQPGVSATSFGPNASRPVLRGFQGERVRILTDGIGSFDVSNTSVDHAVAINPLTADRIEVLRGPAALLYGSSAIGGVVNVIDSRIPRRVPDEPVHIDAIGTYGSASNERTGSGELEVPLGDKFVVHVDGSYSKTGDLDTGSYILTPALRAQAAASSDPDIQSLSGLRGKLPNSAAETWEIAAGAALITDGGNLGFSVAHTDNFYGVPVRYSLDPDGEAEQVRLHMKQDRVDMRAEVPVNGGFLDSIRLRAGYADYQHQEIEDTGEVGTTFYNQSMESRLELIQTKRGGWDGAIGAQFFTRKFYVVGEEKFLPRNQTDQLGLFTLQSIDLGSTRVEAGGRYEHTDVSADADETLFNPAYDRNFDTFSGSIGASHQIMPGWRVGLNLSRTERAPSAEELFARGNHAGTQAFELGNPNFGKEKSWGIEGTVRGEGPGYTFSLSAYHNWFSGYIYDTQVADDACMAVNGGEELEFPCFEYHQANARYLGFEAEATVKLGQIGGYKINADAVADYVRATIIDNGPAPRIPPMRLMGGLEAQGDRLSIRGEVEHSFAQNRTAVQETDTDGFTLVNASIAWKPFKDNSRTTLMLSANNIFDVEARRAASFLKDYAPLAGRDIRLTARLSI